A genomic window from Struthio camelus isolate bStrCam1 chromosome 2, bStrCam1.hap1, whole genome shotgun sequence includes:
- the VPS4B gene encoding vacuolar protein sorting-associated protein 4B, whose protein sequence is MAGNTGNLQKAIDLASKAAQEDKAGNYEEAFRLYQHAVQYFLHVVKYEAQGDKAKQSIRTKCTEYLDRAEKLKEYLKKREKTVPKPVKESGPTDGKGNDSDGEGESEDPEKKKLQNQLQGAIVMERPNVKWSDVAGLEGAKEALKEAVILPIKFPHLFTGKRTPWRGILLFGPPGTGKSYLAKAVATEANNSTFFSVSSSDLVSKWLGESEKLVKNLFQLARENKPSIIFIDEIDSLCGSRSENESEAARRIKTEFLVQMQGVGVDNEGILVLGATNIPWVLDSAIRRRFEKRIYIPLPEDHARAAMFKLHLGSTPNLLTESDYRELGKKTDGYSGADISIIVRDALMQPVRKVQSATHFKKVKGPSLSNPNVMVDLFTPCSPGDPEAIEMTWMEVPGDKLLEPQVSMADMCRSLASTKPTVNEQDLEKLKKFTEDFGQEG, encoded by the exons ATGGCGGGCAACACCGGCAACCTGCAG AAAGCAATAGATCTTGCTAGCAAGGCAGCACAAGAAGATAAAGCAGGAAACTATGAGGAAGCATTCCGCTTGTACCAACATGCTGTGCAGTATTTTCTCCATGTTGTTAAAT ATGAAGCACAGGGGGATAAAGCAAAGCAGAGTATTAGAACGAAATGTACAGAATACCTGGACAGAgcagaaaagctgaaagaatatctgaaaaagagagaaaaaactgtACCAAAACCAGTTAAAGAGTCTGGTCCTACTGATGGAAAAGG GAATGACAGTGATGGGGAAGGAGAGTCAGAGGATCCTGAAAAAAAGAAGCTACAGAATCAACTTCAAG GTGCAATTGTTATGGAGCGACCAAATGTAAAATGGAGTGATGTTGCTGGCCTTGAAGGTGCCAAAGAAGCGCTTAAAGAAGCAGTGATATTGCCCATTAAATTTCCTCACCTGTTTACAG GAAAGAGAACACCTTGGAGAGGGATTCTTCTGTTTGGACCACCGGGAACAGGAAAGTCGTATTTAGCAAAAGCTGTGGCAACAGAAGCAAACAATTCTACCTTCTTCTCAGTATCTTCCTCTGACCTAGTCTCAAAGTGGCTGGGAGAGAGTGAAAA attAGTGAAAAACTTGTTCCAGCTTGCCAGAGAAAACAAACCTTCTATTATCTTCATTGATGAGATAGATTCCCTATGTGGGTCaagaagtgaaaatgaaagtGAGGCTGCTAGACGGATTAAAACTGAGTTTCTAGTCCAGATGCAAG GGGTTGGTGTTGACAATGAAGGAATTTTGGTCTTGGGAGCAACAAACATACCCTGGGTTTTGGATTCTGCTATCAGGAGGAG gtttgAGAAGCGTATTTATATTCCTTTACCCGAAGACCATGCCAGGGCTGCAATGTTTAAACTTCACCTTGGGTCAACTCCAAATCTCCTGACAGAATCAGATTATCGAGAGCTTGGAAAGAAAACTGATGGCTATTCTGGTGCAGATATAAGCATCATCGTACGTGATGCACTGATGCAGCCTGTTCGAAAAGTGCAATCAGctactcattttaaaaaa GTAAAAGGACCATCACTGTCTAATCCGAATGTCATGGTAGATTTGTTCACCCCTTGCTCTCCAGGGGATCCTGAAGCCATTGAAATGACATGGATGGAGGTCCCAGGTGATAAATTACTGGAGCCTCAGGTTTCCATG gCTGATATGTGCAGGTCACTAGCTAGCACAAAACCAACAGTTAATGAACAGGACCTGGAGAAGTTAAAGAAGTTTACAGAAGACTTTGGTCAGGAAGGTTAA